Below is a genomic region from Ascaphus truei isolate aAscTru1 chromosome 5, aAscTru1.hap1, whole genome shotgun sequence.
ATAAAGAGTGAAGAAGATGTACACAAGAGCACACTTACACTAATAAGAGCATCCTGTACACTAAAGTACTTTTACACTAATAAGAGCATCCTGTACACTAAAGTACTTTTACACTAATAAGAGCATCCTGTACACTAAAGTACTTTTACACTGATAAGAACGTCCTGCACACAAGAGCATTCTTACACTGATAAGAGTGGCCCACGTGGGTTACCTGCAGCTGGGCGATCTCCTCGTTGCTCCTGTCCTCagcctcctgcagctgcctctcCAGGGACTCGTTAGCACTGCGCAGAGCATCAATCTCCAGGGTGCGCGACTGTAGCTGACGGCGGTACTCGGTGATCTCTTCCTTAGCCTGGCGCATGTTGTCGTTGTTCCGGGATGCCTCCTGCGACACGTTGGCGACCTTGGTCTTGTACCACTCCTCCGCCGACTGCTGGTTACGGGAGGAAAGCACCTCATACTGCATGCGGATCTCCTTCAGAGCGGCCGTGAGATCTGGCTTACTCTGTACATCCATCTCCACCGTGATCTGTACAAACAGCAAGGGGACAGTTCTAACAACCTTACAGACACTCAAGATGACTGAATGAAGATGTTTCATGCTTGGTAGCTTCTGATACGTGTATTAAAAGTGCAGTCCTCCCCAATATGACCTATTTTGAAAGTGAGCTCAACGTGAGGACATGAAATTTAAATGTTTTATACACTGCAGTGGATCGTTCACATATCAACTCCTGCTGTTCATTCTTGCTATCTCCACtccagcacagagctgttttccatgcagacATCAAAGGGTCTCATCTAGGTTCCAGTTCAAGAGGTCTAATAATGTCACTGAGTGGGACGTAGCAGCCATATTAATTTGGgcaattttattttttagaaataaaatacgcatttgaaaaaaaattgagcaggggaaaaaaaaactagAGGTCAAAACATATCCATAATTATTCAGTATtgggaaataaaaaataaacatgatggggaactgcccctttaaactCTTTCACTCAAGTAATGAAATGGTCAAAAGTGCAATCCCACACAGCTGGCCAAAATAACAACCTTTGGTAACCAACATAATCTAAATGGTATCCTTCAACTAATGCAAAGCTAAAATCAAAGTTTGGTTTCTTTTGATGTTTTAGAGGGGTGgtggtgggaggaggagggagcaaACATGGATGTCAAATTTAGGGAGACTTAAATATCATTTATCAGTGATACTCCATTGAAGATGCTGGTGAAAACACAAAATCAGTgaaactgactccaaatcagtgagcTGATTGCAACACCCCAACAGCTGAGGTGAGGAGTGCTGCCCCTAAATGTGTTATACCGTCTCTCAGCATACAAGACCTCTTGCCCAGTTGGAGCTGACCTGCACATGTGAAGCATGTCCTGGCTGCAGTGCTCCAGAGCATGATGGGTAGGCAAACGCATTAAAAAGAACAGCTGGATTGAGGAAGGTCACGGCAGCGGTCTTCAAAAACCTTATTAGTGCACGTCTCCCAGAGGGCTCGCCTGTCTCCAAACCAATGCAATTATCGGCTCTGAAACATAATCATCTGGCTGGGCAGTGCCTGCTGGaagacatgtagccaggtccatCCTATCACTGCACAGATCCTTATTGTACAGGGAAATGTGGCGTCGGAAAACAGGATGGATAAGTGAATAACATGGTAGCCGCTGTATAGATCCTAGAGCGTTGGGGGTGCCATTTAACAATTTCGCTGCCACGAGGGCCAGCACCGCATTGCACTGGCAGCGTAAAGGTTAATGGAGCAACACGAGAATTGTATTAGTGAGGACAGAGCTATGCAAACCTGACACAactgcacacacagcaggggaggagaccTGTGGTCTGGAAAGCTCTCGGGACCCTAACTATACAATGCTGCACCTCTAAGCCACAACCATAAAGAGGTGATTGAGCCATTGATATAGGAATACACTaaagggaatgatgggaaggagGCATGTTGGTAGCTAATTGGGGCTCCGAAGAGCAGTGAATAAAGGGTGACAGCAGTGACGCTAATGTCCTACCGAGTCACATTCCCGGATGTCTGTGTGTCACGTGAAGGGCTACGCCTTTGCAGTAACTGCACCTCTCCTCTCACACGTGTGAAGGAAGGGTCTCTCAAGTCCTTTTGAACCAGCTTCCTTCATGGGAGAGTTAACCCATTCTATAGcagcgcgcacgcacgcacgcacacacaccttgtgagcacattcacaagtcttagacaggtcttcaaccctgcttttcaaccattatcacctagcatacagtgcttccactgcagcaagggattctgggaaacaacatgcaaacgagcacacattgtgtcaccttttgcctgaaagaccatttacatggagcccatataagcataTACAATGCTATTCACACAACTTTTAAgcatatgggctccatgtaaatggtctttcaggcaaaaggtgacacattgtgtgctcatttgcatgtcgtttcccagaatcccttgctgcagtgggagcactttatgcttggtgataatggtgaaaggcagggttgcagacctgtctaagacatgtcaatgtgctcaaaagttatattctttattggctatatgctaacggtggaggttttttgtcgcctttttcactcaccacaacttaaaaaataaaaaatacacacacacagccccattcTCATTTAAAATGTAGGTTAGAAATATATAGGGATAGTCTGCATCATTATACGATGTTCCCATTTCATTATATGAGTATATAGGATACTCTTACAATGCACTATGATGATTGTCAGAGAGGTGCATTCTCCCCTCTGCAATGCTGCTCTAGTTATGTAATGTTGGGAGTGGCAGATGCAGAGACGCAGATGCTTATCTCTCCTCAGAAACCATCTCACACATAGGAGGGCAGAGGGGCAAGACTGACACTGACAGCACCCAAACCTATTCACTTATAACTCATCCTGCACATATTCTATTAAcacctccactgctgcaaggCCAAATAAAGCAATGGTGTTTTAGATCACGCCTAAACACCACTAAATGGGGTCTCATGAGTTAAGAGCTTAGTGCTAAGTAATGAATATCATTATGTCTCCTCTCAATCAGGCGGAGCACACTGTACCCGAGTAGGTGACAGTGGAGTGTGCCCCCAACAGCAGGTGACTTCTACATGACTACACAGGTGTTCCTTCACTCTGACAGTGGCGGCGTTATGTGACCACTGAGTGACAGCTGCATTACCCTCAGAAGGTGACAGTGCTATGTTCACTCTCAGGGATTGTGAGAATGCAGGGTGTTCCCTCACACTGTTATGTGTCCCCATCAGATGGTGACAATATTGTGTGTCCTTTTATAGTGATATCTTTCCCCATCAAAAGGTGCCCCTGCTGTGTGTCCTCTCAGTGACACGTGTCCCCATCATAAGGTGACAGTGTTGTGTTGACTTTCATACTGTTTATGATATATCAGACAATGTTGTGTGAGCTCCGATAGCGTCAAAAGGCGTCAgtgtcccttcccccctccccgagCCAccgccctgtcccccctctcctgggacCCACCTGCGCCTCTGTTACTGCAGTTTGCAGTTCAGCCACCTCCTCCTCATGGACCTTCCTCAGGAAAGCCACTTCATCCAGCAGGGACTCCACCTTCTTCTCCAGCTCCAGGCGGCTGAGAGTGGCGTGGTCCACATCCTTCCTATAGCCCCTCAAGGTCTCCTCCGCCTCCTCCTTCCTGCCGACCTCCTGCTCTAGCTTCTCCTGCAGCTGGCTGACACAGCCCTCCAGATGTTGGCGGTCAAGCAGTGCCTGGTCCTTCTCCTGCACCTGCTCCTCCAGCCTGGACCTCAGCTCCCTAATCTCTTGCTCATAAACCTGGCTAAGCCGGGAGGGCTCTGACTGCCTCTGCCTCAGCAAGGTCACCTCAGCCTGCAGCAGCTTGTTCTGCTGCTCCAGGTGGTGCACCTTCTCAATATAGGTGACAAAGCGGTCATTGAGACCCTGCAGCTGCTCCTTCTCGTTGGTTCTCACTATCTTCAGCTCATTGCTCATGGCTGTTGACTGGGTCAGGTCATAGTGGTCCTGCAGTGCGGGAGTGAGGTGGCTGGGAGGGGAGCGGCTGACCTTCCTGTAGTTGGAAGAGCTGGTGTAGGTTTCCCTGGGTCTGTATCCCTGGGATCTGTTGCTGCTGCTACTGCTTGTATACAGGTGACTGGAAGACCTAGGAGAGTCTCCAAAGATCTTCTTGTAAGATGAAGTGTAGAAGTCCCTGGAAGTCATGGCTGGAGGTGGGTGTGGGATGCTGCTGGTGTGGCTGAGGACTCGGctccttctctctgctcctgcaaaCAATGCACACTGCAGACCTGGCTGCAGCATCACTATATATACCGTATACCAAACCCAGAGGGGCGCATCATAGGAGCTGACCACGCCCACCTGCTCTCCCCTGCAAGTATCTGCAGCTTTCTTTAAATTAAGACATTTCAATGAATTGAATGTACGGTAATTATGCTGCATAAGATAGATACGCTATTGTATATATTCCTTGCTCTTGGTTTACAGTTACTGTACACTGCTAATGGTAAATTAATGATCTATAActttatacatatacaatatttGGTGCTGCGGTTTTGATTTATATAGGTTCAAAGAAAAaattgtgtatatctgtatatagatatacacacacacacacacacacacacacacacacacacacacacacacacacacacacatataatattgTATAGTAATATAGATTTGTGTGTAATGATCCAGTATTATTGGTGTAGTAGTGATGATGTATAGGATTATAAATATAACATTATTTTGTATTATGACTGATTTTGtaggttttaaaataaataaaatagatttGCTATTATACGTCTGATTTATAGGTTTCCAGCTacactttattttctattttatgtatGATCTGTAGGATTAAAGGTTTAATACGTTTGGTATTGTAATGATCTATGGGTTTatagaaatatatacatatatatattaggtaCAAGAACTGGGAGCATAGTTACAATTTTCGTGCATTTGTGACAGGaggaaaattattttttattgtacgaTTATTATTactgccagtttttttttttactaaaatgaGATAAAATCGCCTGTACATAGTGCAGCATTCCCTAGGATCAGCACACACCCTCTTTTTAACTGCTTCACTGCTGCGGATTTGATTTTGAAAGCTATAAGTGAAGAAACGTGCTTTATTTGCATACCTTAGTAATGCACCCCACTGCATAGAAAGGATTTTATTGTGGAGGATCTTAGCAATAGGATTTCTGAGTACCCCTTTCAATAGATAAATATTCATGTTCACTTGAtttaaattgttattttttatttatttaaatgcgaTTAAAAACACGGAAATTAACAAAGTACCATTTTATTATCACTTTAATTCCCTTAATAATTAAGTAATCCGTGTATGCTTTACAGTAACTGCTTGTTCCAAAATGccagtttattattattattattattattattatacacggGATGCAAAGTTACAGGATTTCTGGGTATGGGTTTTCAAGGGGAAAGGGATTGGCAGATGTTGGGACTGTTCTATTGCAAAGGATTCCGAAACGATGCACAGCTGGCCCTGTTTGGCAGCGGTGGGGTTAATAGAATTAGATTAAAGGGCTTGGTGTAGAGTACTGTAGCTGTGACTAGCAATAGCCACGCTCAATAACCTTGCACTGTGCAGCTGACAAAGCTGCCACAtcttacccctcccccctctctctgcatcaGGAGATCTTCCCCACTGCAGGAGGACTGGGAGGGTGTGGTAGAGGCATTGGGAAGCCCCCGAGTCCCTGCAGGCAGAAGGAGAGGATCACTGCAGTACTGCAGCAGTGTCCCCGCTGTTTGTACGTCATTGTCCCTGTTTTGTATTATTGTAAAGCGCAGCGTACTCTGTGGGCGCCATATAAATACAATGATACAGCGCCTTCCCCGCTACAGCTGAAGCAGGCAGTGACCAGATGGCCGTGAGCTGATGGGGATGGTACAAAAAGTGACATAGCGACAAAATGACAGGGGCTGAGAGGTACACTGTAGGATGGAAGCAGAAAGTGAacgggaagggaagggagggaggggggggggaggcaggatgACAGGGATATAGAATGAAAGAGGGACACAGAATGGGAGTGACAAGGACATTCTGTGACATTGTGAGACAATGGCCCCTCTgagctagatccacaaagctctgctaAATTAGGGTTCATAGCAGGACGTACCCACAaagttaattatatgcaaaaaacaATGGCCGTTTTTGTATCGCATTAGCACAGGCTTCACGTTATTGTAGCTCAATGAAgcgttatcttccaataacgtgacattaagtaTGTCTTAGCGTCCCTGAAACATGATGTTAGGTAACTCATGCTTCACTGTGGTGTTACGCACATCCAAACTCTGCTAGAGCCCTACAGTATTTCAGTGTCTCGGTGTGAGTAACGGCAATAttaggtatgacctaactaacACAACGTTAAGTCCCTGCATTAACCTTAACACATGTTTGTTGATATGTGTGTTATGATAATGCCTCATTTACATCTCATTATTACTAATAGCTGTTATAGTTAACACAATGCTCTCTTTACGGGAGAAAACACGACTTTACGATATTCTACTTTGTGGATAAAGCATTACTCTTAACGTCATGTTATATTAGGGTAACAACATGTTTTGTGGATCTAGGGTCTCGCTACAAAAATGTTAACGCCTTACAAGTGTATAACTCCAGAAACTATAAGGTGGGAGATTCTCCTTTAAATACACAAACATTTACCATGCTATGTGGTGTTCATAGATTAGAAAGACAGAATTGAGCACCATTCCACTTATTGATTTTTTAGCATTTGACATGTTGGCAATTTAAATGCTGACAAAGGAATTGCCGTTAAAA
It encodes:
- the LOC142495626 gene encoding low molecular weight neuronal intermediate filament-like, which codes for MTSRDFYTSSYKKIFGDSPRSSSHLYTSSSSSNRSQGYRPRETYTSSSNYRKVSRSPPSHLTPALQDHYDLTQSTAMSNELKIVRTNEKEQLQGLNDRFVTYIEKVHHLEQQNKLLQAEVTLLRQRQSEPSRLSQVYEQEIRELRSRLEEQVQEKDQALLDRQHLEGCVSQLQEKLEQEVGRKEEAEETLRGYRKDVDHATLSRLELEKKVESLLDEVAFLRKVHEEEVAELQTAVTEAQITVEMDVQSKPDLTAALKEIRMQYEVLSSRNQQSAEEWYKTKVANVSQEASRNNDNMRQAKEEITEYRRQLQSRTLEIDALRSANESLERQLQEAEDRSNEEIAQLQETINQLDNALRTTKGEMARHLREYQDLLNVKMALDIEIAAYRKLLEGEETRLTSVSGGNMFGIGYPYSSGSYSGGKSFTASSITIRKEEKRESSEGGKGGTPEQPKTTKQGESQAEKTQPKN